A single window of Danio rerio strain Tuebingen ecotype United States chromosome 15, GRCz12tu, whole genome shotgun sequence DNA harbors:
- the LOC797963 gene encoding uncharacterized protein, with amino-acid sequence MRSSNWNQQLLEAQRSDISPSVRLLNRVERYCRHHDKCERQYVQLEAFQALKERLNTQQLQFQKTHVVDTKMIIKVQYENRKKYIKLQAADFDEFISQVREKFSIPASNITVEDDSGTEVDETVFAELSAVAGICFVVKDGLDHDTSRSSTPSAPLSYSESSLSVLSSGSDSDLSRQPKRMKIDEEPLQSALAKDLIKQILQTKSGGTKVLEEYDETGTLCDSTRRQMVNILAAYMVEMEGRIPQRSTKEKYALGIVTLFPALKDPFSTKGYEHFYDGQSGSGFLAWRLKTIQRKTKIEFREFKIQNAGAGGPTQERELPSAADQLDEERCKELISLMNHTTDRETVLQKMKETFCYRQRLIYNPDESHNILTVFPRLLDTKGLIDQDFSLLFGAETAAKLLEKWPTFFKEKVIREAERLTTTSVLQSLLNSARNLYNDESSEDHREWDSDMASFLLLLHLLPPQPSKKKKQKISAAQAMEHLVVFHKSNNSFEEHFAKQEGHRQPYLLASGMHKSAISNYFIAMDKMIIPCQGTTSLAAIDELFKAHFFFSVSYDDALSNMYTFLQTTVYGVDVDTTKESPKVKELRAKFMNRN; translated from the exons ATGAGAAGCAGCAACTG GAATCAACAGCTTCTTGAGGCTCAACGTTCAGATATTTCTCCTTCGG TGCGTTTGTTAAACAGGGTAGAACGATATTGCCGTCATCATGACAAGTGTGAAAGGCAGTATGTACAGTTAGAAGCCTTTCAAGCCTTAAAAGAACGATTGAATACACAACAACTTCAGTTTCAGAAG ACGCATGTTGTTGATACAAAAATGATAATTAAGGTGCAGTATGAAAATCGCAAGAAATACATCAAATTACAGGCTGCTGATTTTGATGAATTCATTTCTCAAG TGAGAGAAAAGTTCTCCATTCCTGCTAGCAACATTACAGTGGAAGATGACTCTGGCACGGAGGTGGATGAAACTGTGTTTGCAGAATTGTCTGCAGTGGCAGGGATTTGCTTTGTTGTGAAGGACGGTTTGGATCacg acACATCTCGGTCATCAACTCCATCTGCACCGCTGTCATACAGTGAGAGTTCCCTCTCTGTTTTGAGTAGTGGCAGTGACAGTGACTTGTCAAGACAACCCAAACGAATGAAAATTGATGAAGAGCCATTACAGAGTGCTTTGGCCAAAGAT CTTATAAAGCAGATCCTCCAAACAAAATCAGGAGGGACAAAAGTGTTGGAAGAATATGACGAAACTGGGACATTGTGTGACAGTACAAGAAGGCAAATGGTTAACATTCTTGCTGCCTACATGGTTGAAATGGAAGG gaGAATCCCTCAGCGGAGTACTAAAGAAAAATATGCATTGGGAATTGTCACCTTGTTCCCTGCATTAAAAGATCCCTTTTCAACAAAAGGATAT GAACATTTTTATGATGGCCAAAGTGGCTCTGGATTTCTTGCGTGGAGGTTAAAGACAATTCAACGAAAGACTAAAATTGAGTTCAGAGAGTTTAAAATACAGAATGCAGGAGCAGGTGGTCCAACCCAGGAAAGGGAGCTGCCTTCGGCTGCTGATCAGTTGGATGAAGAACGTTGTAAAGAGTTAATTTCCTTAATGAACCACACCACTGACCGAGAAACTGTCCTGCAAAAGATGAAGGAGACCTTCTGCTATAGACAGCGCCTTATCTACAATCCTGACGAGTCGCACAACATCCTCACAGTGTTTCCAAGGCTGTTGGACACGAAAGGGCTG ATAGATCAAGATTTTAGCCTCCTATTTGGTGCAGAAACAGCTGCCAAACTGCTTGAGAAGTGGCCTACCTTCTTTAAGGAAAAAGTGATCAGAGAAGCAGAGAGACTTACTACCACCTCAGTGCTCCAAAGCTTGCTGAATTCAGCCAGGAATCTGTACAATGATGAGTCTTCCGAGGATCATCGAG AGTGGGACAGTGATATGGCATCTTTTTTGCTGCTCCTGCACCTTCTACCACCTCAGCcttctaaaaagaaaaaacagaagaTCAGTGCAGCTCAGGCCATGGAACATCTAGTTGTGTTTCACAAG TCAAACAACAGTTTTGAAGAACACTTCGCAAAACAGGAGGGACATCGCCAACCATACCTCCTTGCTTCAGGAATGCACAAGAGCGCCATCAGCAATTACTTTATTGCAATGGACAAGATGATCATCCCATGCCAGGGAACCACCTCGTTGGCAGCCATTGATGAACTGTTTAAAGCACACTTCTTTTTCAGTGTAAGCTATGATGATGCACTCAGCAACATGTACACATTCCTCCAGACAACAGTCTACGGTGTAGATGTTGACACCACTAAAGAAAGTCCAAAGGTGAAGGAGTTACGAGCAAAGTTCATGAACAGAAACTAA